A region of the Ranitomeya imitator isolate aRanImi1 chromosome 10, aRanImi1.pri, whole genome shotgun sequence genome:
ggtatctacgtgctcatactgacctggggaatcatactaCCAGTTTAGAGTTACCAAATAATGAActtgttaaataaaaaaaacaaaaaaaaaaccaattgttgaattgcactttttttgcaatttcactttacttagcatttttttttcacattttgcagtACACTATGTGGCAAAATAAATGCTGTTATTCGAAAGTACACCTTgtatcgcaaaaaacaagccctcatctaagttgaagaaaaaataaaaaaaaaacttattgctCTTGgacgaaggggaggaaaaaaacaaaaagttaaaagcagaaaattgagaaaggGTTAAATATCATTGTTCAAAATGTTTCTGATCATTCTTTCTTCTCAGTCCTTTTGCTTAACAAATATGAATTTGCTGACTAGTGTCCAATCAGAAATTCTTCCAAGGACTGCCTCCAAGGAGCATAAAAAAGTAATATTTGACGTAATACTAACATCTTCAATACTTGTTTGTTGTTTGGATTAAAATAATCAATGGGAAGAGGCtcctttacatttttttctgttatATATTTCTTATTTTAAATATTTTGATTCAAATGCttagctactagtgatgagtgagtatgctcggtactcgggttttccgagtatgtttgggtggtctccgagtattttggcgtgctcggagattatgtttgagtcgcagctgcatgatttgaggctgctagacagcctgaatacatgtggtgattccttagcaaacaggcaacccccacatgtattcaggctctcTAGCAGCCTCAAATCATGAAGCTTcggtgactcaaacataatctctgagcatgcccaaaatacccagagatcacccgagcatgctcggaaaacccaagtaccgagtacactcgctcatcactagtagctacatttcaggatttttttttttaattactttcaaTATCCAGAGAGTTTTGCAGAAGAATATGAAGTTGATTGGACATTTACTTTCCCGCAAATCATAAAAGCAAGAAAACATTCTGATGTGGAGATTCCCTGCACGTTCACCGCCCCCGCTGACTACGGAGAGGTCCGTATTGTGTGGTTTAAGTACAAGGAATTCTCATACCCGAAAGTCTACAGTGATGACTCATCGGAAGTTCTCCCGGAATACGATAATCGCACCTCACTGATAAGAAATGGAACAAACGGCTGCTCTCTAAGAATCAAAGATGTGAGATATACAGCGTGGTACTACCCAGGAATAAATAAGAAGATCAATTCCTACGATTTAAAGAAAGAGGAGAAAACAATTAAAGTCCTCATCTCAGGTATGCCATAGATTTCGGAAAATTTTAAAATTGTCTGttttatggtaatttttttttttttaaacaataaatttttattgaaagttttcggtTTACATATAAGAGATAATCAAGATAATCAAgaaaaatcagaataaatctttacATACATTCAGAACAATAGTGCATGTGATTAACTAACATGCAATCATACAACCTAACCAAagtaagggaaagggggagtggggggGAGCCCGAGTGAAAAGGTGTATAACGTCTGAAGAGTATGGTAGGTTATTCTGAATCCGACTGAATGTAGTTGGTTGCGTATAGTACCGGTGTGGCAAAAGGTGTAtggttggtgtattccgcccaggggagccatattttctcgaaTTTACCAACTTTGTCCATTAGTATAGCCGACAATTTCTCATTGATCATGTACCAAGTGAGGCGTGTTTTGACCACGGAAAAGTCTAAGTTTGTTTTATTCCATGCCAAAGCAATGGTTTGTTTCGCTGCCAAAAATATAAATACGATAAGGGATCGGGTATGAttagggatgttggggatgcgTTTGTTAAGTAGTGCCTCCCATGGGTTTTTTTTAAGGTTAATGTTTGCTATGGAAAAAAACAAATGGTATATCCTAATCCAGAACCTTCTGACAATCGGGCAAagccaccatatatggaacatgtctcctgttgaattgcaacctctgaagcaatttggggaGTGGTTAGCCACTGCTTTAGCTACTCTAGCGGGGGTCAGATACCATCGGGTTAACACTTTGTAGTTGGTTTCTAGCATGAGTGTATTTAATATTCCTCCAGTAGAagaggaccaaatttgggaccattccgAATCTGTCAGGGTAGATCCGATGTCCGACTCCCAACGAACGGTATATTTCAAACAATGCCTATGAGAAGGGGCATTGATATATGAGTAGAGGAGAGAAATAATTCCCGAGGCATGTGGGTTTTGACGACACTTTTGTTCAAAAGGGGTCATGGAGTAgggaggggtagaattttttaataaGGAGTTGACAAAGTTTTTTAATTGTAGGTAACGAAAGATTTCTCCGGAGGAAAGTGGTACTTTTCCTATAGGGCCGAGAATGGGATTATCCCGTCAATATTGAACAGCTGGTGAACCCTGGTTATGCCCACTTCGACCCATCaataaaaacttttgatagatcccacgccttgggggaatagggtattaccccaaatgggagcgaggggtaaaaaaggtgagatcagttgtgaggaatattttaaagtgtcccagattgtaagagaatgctttataatggggttcgagatatGTTTGCGTTGAGTTGGGAGGATCCATAGTACTGTGTCTAGAGTACTGGGTTGCATTTCGAATGCTTCTAAGGATAGCCATAATGGGGGTTCGTTATAAGCATGGTATAAAGTCAGTTGGCCTAATTGGGCTGCGCGGTAATATTTCAAGAGGTTGGGGACTCCCAAACCCCCCTTTAGACGATGGCGGTATAAAGTAGTCTTGTTAACCCTCGGGATGCCTCCCCTCCATACGAAGGTGTCTATAAATCTTTGGGCCATTTTAAGGAAGTGTGAGGGGATAGGTATAGGCAGAACGCGAAATAGATAGAGCAGTTTGGGGAGGATTGTCATTTTTAGCGCACGTATTCGGCCCAACCAAGAGAGATGCAGTTTCTCCCATGATTGGAGCAGAAGGCGAAGTTTCCAAAGCATAGGAGGATAATTAGCCGCGTAAAGGGAGTCCAGGTTAGCTGTTAGTTTAACCCCCAAATAGTCCAAGTGGTCAGTGACCCATTGGAACGGAAAGTTGTGCTGAAGTAGTGATACAGTAGGTCTTGAAAAGGATATGTTCATAGCGTAGGATTTGCTGGTGTTTAAGTGAAGGCCGGATATAGTTTCGAAGCTTTCTAGGGTATGTAAGAGGGCCGGCAAAGATGTCTTAGGAGACGACAAAAGTAATAGCATGTCGTCGGCAAATAAAAGAAGTTTGTGAGAAACTGACGCCATTTCCACTCCCTGAATTCCAGAATTAAGGCGCATATAGATAGCTACAGGTTCAAGCGCCAAAAGAGACAACAGGGGTGAAAGGGGGCATCCCTGCCTGGTCCCCCTACTAATAGGGAAATATGTGGAAGAAAAGCCATTATAACGTACGTAGGCCGATGGGGCGCTATAGAGAGCGTAAATCCAAGAGAGAAAGTGGTCGGGAAACTTCCATCTCCGCAGCACCGCAAACAAATATGGCCATGAGATAGAGTCAAAGGCTTTCTTGAAGTCTAGTGACAGTAGCATACTTGGTATGTCACGGTGTTTGCAGAGGTGCAACAGATGGGAGACCCTCCGTATATTGTCTGAAGCTTGTCTCCGAGGGACAAACCCCACTTGATCTTTATGAATTAGGGTGCCTAGGCCAGAGTTCAATTTTTGGTATAgtattttggctaaaattttgagatctatgttgataagggatattggtctataattagaCCAGAGTAGATGGTCTGTGTTGGGTTTAGGTATCATAGATATTGCAGCAATTAGAGAAGCTGCACCTGGTTTGTTGCCTTCTCGCAAAGAGTTAAAGTAATTAGTGAGGTGGGGGATCAGAATTGGAGCATATTTTTTGTAGTAGAGAGCCGTAAAACCATCGGTGCCAGGTTTTTTATTGGTTTTCAGGTGTTGAATGGCTAGTTCGATATCACTTAGAGTTACGGCTTGGTTGAGGAGTTCAATCAAATCGGAGCTAAGAGCCAGAAGGGGAATAGAGTCTAAAAATGTCTATCGTTTCCGAGTTCGAGGTAATAGGGGCCTTGTACAGCTGCCTAAGTTTTTGTTGGAAAAAGTGGGAAATTTGTTGTGGATTAGATGTGGTACCAGCAGGTGTGCGTAATCGAATAGGGGGTCTAGGTAAGGGTAGGTATTTTAAGGATCGAGCTAAATTAGAGTTATTTTTGTTGTTGAGGGCGTAAAAGCGTTGCTGTGACCATCGTATGGCCCGGTCTGCGATCTCAGTGAGACTAAGATCTAATTCAGTACGAGCATGGAGAAGGTCGACTCGCGATACATAGTTGGTGAAGGAGTGTTCTTCATCTGAGACTCTAAGGCTGACACCCTGCCCTCCAGTTCAGCTATCTTCGCGTTCCTGTCTTTTTTTTGCGGGAGGCCTCTTGAATGCAGAGACCTCTAAGCACTGCTTTATGTGCTTCCCAAAGGGAGATTGGCGATGAAGCTGAATGTTGATTCTAGGAGAAATAATCATCAATGTGATTTTTCAGCCTTTGAGAAATATCGGGATAAGAGAGCAGTGAGTCATTTAGAGCCCAGTTGAATGAACGGGGCCGTGGGTGGAGCGTCGAGCATGTGAGAAGACTTGGGGAGTGATCCGACCAGGGTGTAGAAAGAATGGATATATTAGAGATGTTTGGGAGGAAGGATGGATTAGCGAATATGTGGTCGATTCTAGTGTACACTAAGTGGCATGCGGAGAAGTATGTGTAGTCTCTATTGGAGGGGTGGATCTCTCTCCATAAATCCACCCACTGGTGTTGGGCGAGAAGCTTATTAAGAGCGGTTGAATCCGCAGAAGGGTAAGGCTGCGGGGGATTAGGGGAATTGGGGCTTGAGACTTATCAAGGCTAGCTTTAAGTATacaattggagtctccacatagtATTGTGGTGCCTTGGGCATGTTCCGAGACTAATTCCAGTAACTGGGAAAAGAAGGCAGCTTGGTGGGAGTTGGGAGCATAATAGGAGACAAAAGTGACCAGTTCATCTGATATATCGTCCTTCCTTATCAGCCACTGACGACTTAAAAACGAAGGGGACAGATTTTTTAAAACAGACCGCGACTCCTTTGGTTTTGTTTGGGGCATTCACCATGTAGAAAAGTGGATAAGAAGTGGACATAAATCTGGGTTAGGAGCTGGTTGAGAAGTGCATCTCTTGGAGGCAAACCACGTCTGCCTGTTGGGATCTATAATAACAGAAGGCCTTAGTGCGTTTGTGGGGGGAATTTAGGCCCCTCACATTGTGTGATAAGATCGTTAATGGCATGATAGATGGTTGTTAAGCTTGCTTATGTTGACAGTTAGTTTTGGGTCGTTGGCGGAGTTAGAGAAATTATTGTTAGATGGACCAAATTGGTAGAGTATACTCGGGCGAGTAGTGGGGATGGAAGAGAGGGTAAGTTGAACAATAACTATAATTAGGAGAGGGTAGGAAGAACTCGTTGGGGAGGAAAGGGTGAGACTGTTGTTGGCTAAGCACATAGTGCGAAGCATCAGTTTACAAGGACACTGTGGGGTCATGAGTGTCCGCTAGGGGCGCAATTAAGCATATTTAAATGTCGTGAAGAACGGGAATGTGAACTAGATAGTGGGTTAAGTTAAACTGGAAATTCAATTCCGCAGGTTAGGAGTGGGCTTTTCATAGCGCCGGGGAAATTAGGGATAGAGGGCGTAGTGCGAGACCAGAAAATAACCACTATATTTAACATAGTTAATTAACGCCTTAATATGGCCTAGTGAAATATTTGAAACCTGGCTGCCCAGTTAAAGGCTTGACAGAATTCTACAACTTAACACTCTGTAAAGAggagaaaagagagaaaaaaaaaaaaccactgtatAAACTCGTATAATAAACATAGTCACTTGTCTGAAGTGAAGAGCAAGTCGAATGGTGCTGTCGGTCCGGAAATTCGGTTGAAGCGAAAGCTATAACGGCTTCTGAAGGGTAGATAGTGGAGCTGTACGCTCCAAGAACGCCTGTAACAATAAACTGGAAAAAAACACATATGAACAGTTTGTCCCATTGAACATTATAAAGTATAGGCTAGCGTGTTGTATCTGGGACTACGCTATGAGGTTGTCTTAAAGAGAAGCCTATGGAGTAGTATAGGCATGAAATAAAGTTAGTGGATATCCGGCACATCATGGGGGGGGCAGAGGATCTCGTGGTCTGGGACGGAGGGTCGCAAGTTGAGGCCTCGAGGAAGAAGgtgggggggatgatgggaggtccATGAGTTGTAGTTTAGACAAGCAACGGCTCGCTCCTTCAGGGGAGAGAACTGTGTGGACCATATCGAGATGTTTTATGGTAATTTTAAGTTTATTGTTTTTTACAGGATCAAGATTACAAATAAAATATTAAtacatatttcctttttttaatttttaggttGCAATGAAGAAACCCCATGCAAGGATTGGGGCTTCTTCTTCCCTCGCTATATAGATGTTTTAAAGGGATCTTGCGTGGAAATTCCCTGTAGACTCACTTATCCAAACGATGCTCATAATTTTAGCTTGTTTTGGTTCCAGAATGTATTGATAAGATATCCACAGATATTCAATAGTAGAAACCCGACCAATGTGGAAAAGAAATACAAAGGAAGAACGTCTCTAGTGGGAAATTCAATGGACAACTGCTCCCTAAGAATTAATAATGTGCAAGAACCAGTGGAGATCTATCCCGGGATCAATGAAGATATAAACTCCTATCACATCAATAATGAAAGATTCTGCAGACTCTATATCATAGGTAAATTGGGCATTCTTTAAAACCTGGGCATAAATTCCTTCTCTGAAACACTGATAGCCAAataggttatgttcacacgttgctttttttctgcagacaaaacctgatctcttggcagtaaaaaaaaaaatagctgcagacaaaaagcaggttttgctgccttTTTGCTGCATTTTGTTGTTGCATTTTTCAGTATCCCAAAATTCAGCTTTGTTTCCACCATGCAAGCTTGAGCAATACAAACTGTAAGGCCAGATGCAAGGtgtatgtgaaaccataaaacattttttggaaaaaaaaggcaATTTGATGAAACTAtttacaggaagaaaaaaaaatgtctgaaaaaaatagtgactattctgaccAAAAAGGCTCGTATGAGTTCATGAAATAAATACACAACTGCATATGTAAAAACAGTGGGGGGAGTTGAATTGGTTAGGCATTACTTTTACACATTGATccagcattgagttggtagggctttGTTTACTTTCATACATTGATTGAGCATTGTGTTTGTGGGGCATGGTTTACTTTTCCACATTTATCAGGTATTGAGTTGGTAGGACATTGTTTGCTTTCACACATTGATTGGGCATTGAGTTGGTAAGACATTGTTCACTTTTACACAAAGATCAGGTATTGAGTAGGTAGTGTATTGTTTACTTTTATACATTGATcaagcattgagttggtagggctttGTTTACTTTTATACATTGATTGGgccttgagttggtagggcattgtttagttTTATACCTAGATCGGGCATTGAGGTGGTAGcacattgtttacttttacacatagatcaggcattgagttggtagggcattgtttactttacacaCTTATGGAGCATTGAGTtgctagggcattgtttacttttacacattgatcgagcattgagttggtagggctttGTTTACTTTTATACATTGATcaagcattgagttggtagggctttGTTTACTTTTATACATTGATTAGGCATTTAGTTAGTAGGGCTTTGTTTACATTTATACATTGATCACGCATTGAgttggtaggacattgtttactttaCACGCTGATcaagcattgagttggtagggctttGTTTACTTTTATACATTGATCAAGCATTAATTTGGTGGGGCATTGTTTAGTTtacacactgatggagcattgagtTGGTAGGTATTTGTTTACTTTTATACATTGAttgggcattgagttggtagggctttGTTTACTTTTATATATTGATCAAGCATTGAGTTGCTAGGGCTTTGTTTACTTTTATATATTGAttaggcattgagttggtagggctttGTTTACTTTTATACATTGATTGGgccttgagttggtagggcattgtttagttTTATACCTAGATCGGGCATTGAGGTGGTAGcacattgtttacttttacacatagatcaggcattgagttggtagggcattgtttactttacacaCTTATggagcattgagttggtagggctttgcttacttttatacATTGATcaagcattgagttggtagggctttGTTTACTTTTATACATTGATTGGGCCGTGAGTTGGTAGGGCTTTGTTTACTTTTATACATTGATCGAGCATTGATTTGTTAGGGCTTTGTTTACTTTTATACATTGATcaagcattgagttggtagggctttGTTTACTTTTATACATTGATTAGGCATTGAGTTAGTAGGGCTTTGTTTACATTTATACATTGATCAcgcattgagtttgtaggacattgtttactttaCACACTGATcgagcattgagttggtagggctttGTTTACTTTTATAAATTGATCAAGCATTGAGTTGCTAGggtattgtttacttttacacattgatCGAGCGTTGAGTTGGTAGGGCTTTGTTTACTTTTATACATTGATTGGGTATTGAGTTGGTAGGGCTTTGTTTACTTTTATACATTGATCACGCATTgatttggtagggcattgtttagtttacacactgatggagcattgagtTGGTAGGTCTTTGTTTACTTTTATATATTGATCAAGCATTGAGTTGCtagggctttgcttacttttatatATTGATCATGCATTGAGTTGGTACGGCGTTGTTTACTTTACACACCGATCGAGCAATGAGTTGGTAAAGCTTTGTTTACTTTTATACATTGAttgggcattgagttggtagggctttGTTTACTTTTATACATTGATCAAGCATTGAGTtgctagggcattgtttacttttataCCTTGATtgagcattgagttggtagggctttgtttagtgatgagcgaatatactcgttacttgagatttctcgagcatgctcggggatcctccgagtatgttttagtgctcggagttttagtttttagtgccgcagctgaatgatttacatctgttagccagcataagtgcgtgtgggggttgcctggttgctagggaatccccacatgtacttatgctggctaacagatgtaaatcattcagctgcagtgctaAAAACAAAAACTCCAAGAACTAAAAAACACTcatagaacacccaagcatgctcgagaaatctcgagtaacgagtgtattcgctcatcactagctttaTTTACTTTTATTCATTGAttgggcattgagttggtagggctttgtttacttttacacattgatctaacattgagttggtagggcattgtttacttttatgCATTGATcgagcattgagttggtagggcattgtttacttttacacattgatctaacattgagttggtagggcattgtttacttttatgCATTGATcgagcattgagttggtagggctttgtttacttttacacattgatctaacattgagttggtagggcattgtttacttttacacgtTGATcgcgcattgagttggtagggcattattTACTTTAACATATATGACTGATTAAACTGTAATAATACTAACATCCATGCTCATGTAAGCATATCAAGACATTACGGGTTAAACTtggtaaaatgttaaaaataaatgggtttcatatCCTGCTCTAACAGTGTTTTTTCACCAAAAACCGATTGCTTCAAAATCTAATGGcaatgtttttgctgcgttttcgcTCGTCGCTttctatctgtgaaaaaaatgctaaaagaattgacgtgctgcagatttaaaaaatgcaGCAGTCTTTTCAAATCAGTCaggataaaaaaaaacaagcacatgcatgagattttagaaatctcttaGCTTGTGCTGGTGCGGTTAAAAGCAGCTTTCAATTTGCATAAaaacgcaaaagaaaaaaaaaagcttagcAAAAATGCACCTTGTGAACTTAACCTAAAGGGTGGCTCTGAATCGTTTTATAATTACTATTCTTTATGACCGGTAGAGAGAACTGAATTGAATCtgtctcaaattttacaaaaatttggaatcttattttctttttatttgctTTTCGGAATGTAGCAAAATGGTGCCAGCTgtgaaaggggttaataatcaaaATTCTGTAGTTTCATCACATCACCACTCTTCTGTCTTGTTCTGCAGCTTCCTTACTGGTCCTACCCTGGCTTCCTCTGGTTCCAGGATCTTCTGGTCTTTCTCCACTCTGCATAGGTGCGTCCTGCAATGAGTAAGCTCTAGCAATGCACAGCAGGACGCTGTGATGTCAGAACGTGGCAAGGTCCATTGATCAAGGCTCACTCAATGCAAAAAGTGCAAGATTAGAGGAAGTGCAAGTGCAAGATTAGAGGAAAACAAATAAGAGACTGGAGCTGGAGGAAGCCATCTTAGACCAGCCATAAAGCTATGGGACAAGTGAGTGACAAAGTGAGTATACTATTTTGTAAACTTTTTAACTGCTACTGTTCTCATATTATGGGCTTTGGAGGGACcccagagcacattaaggtaagttCAATACACAGTTAAGATATTTGCCCAAGGTCAGACCATAAATCACTCTTTACTGGACTCATGTTTACTTTGTCTCAACCCGTTTCTTTCAGAAGCTCCACCTAGTCCAATAATTAATGGACCTGACCACATGAAAGAGGAGGAATCAGTCAGCATCATATGTTCAGTAACTCACACCTGTGCTTCAAGCCCCCCAAATATTACATGGAATAAACCTGACTTGGACTTGACCATGAGCCATGAGGATCTGGATCGAGGAGTTTGGAGAATGAAGTCTACCATTAAATTCATTCCTTCATACAGAGATTATAAAACACAACTTACATGTACGGTCACTTTTCCAAATAGGAAAATCTCAACCCAATCTGTAAGTCTGGATATTCAATGTAAGTAACTTACAACTGTACAGAATATTTCATAATTGAGAATTCAACTCAATATCCTGCTTAATCGTAGCCAGTACCTGGGAGTTTTTCTAACAAAAAAGTTAGAGATCACCCAAAGTAGAGATTTAAGATCCAAAAGATCAATCCAGAAATTTGAGAAATTtccttaatgtaatgtatgtagaataGGTCGGAGGTGCACATGTAAGCATAGGAACAATAACCAaccttaaaaaaaatgcaatattatTACAAGGGACACCTGTAATGGTGGATCATCCACTGTtactggagtaatggtggaacattctgtttacatttttttttcacaaggaagTAGTTGCAGTAGTTAGTTACAACACTTGAGAAACAATCAGTAAGTTTTTGTTGCATGACCAAAATTTTTGCAAGTACTGGGAGACGATGCGCGTTCCATTTGACCTCCCTTTCCAATGTTGTCAAGATCCTTGGCTTGACCAGATCTTATTTGCCTCTGGCTGGTCCAgagttttttttcttttgaaaataATTAACTTGGTTGTAATCAAACGCAAAAGATATAGAAGTCACAGATACTTAGTAACAACAACAAGCTAAAAATTAAACCTATTTAAATGAGTATTGCATAACTAAGAAATTGGAGAAGAAACATGGTCAAGAAGTCCAGAAGTTGACGGCAGGAGTTAGGTAGCTAGATGATAGAGAGAAGAGCAAGGCAACAGGTCAAGCAGAGCAGAATATATGAGGGTCAGTAATAGTGATAAAGAACAGCTGGGTATTCCATACACAGTGAGGAGTGAAAAAATCTGGAAGTCCAAAGTCCAATAAGTAAGCTTGAATCATGAGTCTACAAAAAAAATTGGCAACCGAATACAAGCCAAGCACGGGAACTAGCATTGGGTACAATGTGTTTGCCTTAGAGGTCCTCTGATCCTGGCATCCCAACATCCAAGACCCAGCATGAGATTCATTGCATTAATGGCTGGTGTCAGTGACTAAAGGTGCTGGATTGTGGGAGTTTCACATGGTTTAACCACTGGGCTACAAATCAACAATTCTCATAACCCCCAAAACCCTAACCCTTGAGGACACATGGTAAAACATGGAGTTTAAAATACACTAGAAATTCTGGAAAAATGTATCTTGAGTTTTCTGTCAATTATTAAAAAATTGTGCAAATATAATAAAAATGCTGTAAATCAAGAAAGGATGATGTACTTAAGAGTTATATCCCACTCCATTCCGGTAGTCCCTTCTTCATTGACTGCTCTTATGATGTCCCATCTCAAGAGTAAAAAGAAAAGAACTGGGGAACGCAAAAGTGCAATAGGGTCTAATCCGATATACCAGGGTTATCACAGAAATGAAAATAACTCACCTGATAAGGTTGCACAGAAGCAACGTTAAAAACACATGTATATCAGTCGCAAAAGGACCAACTTGGAAATGAAGATGGGAATGAGTTGTCGTACAAAGCTTTACTGATGAAGGATCCAAACCAAAAAATACCTGGAAGGATTTATTCTACAGGTTTTTAAGAGTCAAAGCATTTCGAGCTCAAACAGGACCTCTTCGTCAGGACAAAAACCTCAGGAAC
Encoded here:
- the LOC138650928 gene encoding sialic acid-binding Ig-like lectin 13 translates to MTHHFFFLGGLFLLLLTSESFAEEYEVDWTFTFPQIIKARKHSDVEIPCTFTAPADYGEVRIVWFKYKEFSYPKVYSDDSSEVLPEYDNRTSLIRNGTNGCSLRIKDVRYTAWYYPGINKKINSYDLKKEEKTIKVLISGCNEETPCKDWGFFFPRYIDVLKGSCVEIPCRLTYPNDAHNFSLFWFQNVLIRYPQIFNSRNPTNVEKKYKGRTSLVGNSMDNCSLRINNVQEPVEIYPGINEDINSYHINNERFCRLYIIEAPPSPIINGPDHMKEEESVSIICSVTHTCASSPPNITWNKPDLDLTMSHEDLDRGVWRMKSTIKFIPSYRDYKTQLTCTVTFPNRKISTQSVSLDIQYKPKNVTIRVQTKEGDDITLQCTSHGNPSKTNYTWYKGEKKTLAGIGENITVFNLTSDTYICSATNDVGTQNSSMFSFTNQYDKKQNSENILIIGGTFGLLALAIIVLAAIFCIIKRRRSRTLAHGKEKRTQDSDKVTEKIMMDNILYENIADVPKQDSPRTRNQILGENNNGKERNSRRDKVEMTEDSIFYCSVELLPARHVPRNTEETEYAQLKI